Below is a genomic region from Pseudocalidococcus azoricus BACA0444.
GTGATGGGGGTTAAAACCATAGCCGAGAATATGGACTTCCACATCCAATAAAGTCGCTGTAATTTCAATGCCGGGCCAAAGCCTTGGCTTACAGGGAAAGTCCAGTTGACTCAGCCAGGCCTGGGCCGCAAAATAGCCTTCAACTGAATGATGATCTGTGATCGCAAAGTCAATCAGACCAACATCTAATGCTTGATCAACTAAAGTTTCTGGGCTAAGTTGGCCATCCGAAGCCGTGGTGTGGAGGTGAAAGTTGTAGAGATGGGGACAATTCTGGGCATTGATCCGGCGAAATACGGCCACCAAGTCAGCAGGAAGTTGGTCTAAACGTCCGGTATCATCAGAACCAACAGCAGTGGCCAAAGTCATAGGCATTACGAATTATTACAATTCATCTATCCTCAGTATAAACTTTGGTAACAAGAGTTGTCTGTCAGCAAAAATACTTAATTCTGATGGCTCATCCCACTTCTTTAAATCAATTGAATTTCTGGACTGAGTTAAGCGCAGTGGTGGAGAATCGCCAGCCCCCGGTTTAAGTTAGGTTTCTGAGGGAGTTGAAGGTGTTGGAGTTGGGACAAGAAAGGCGATTAAAGCCCCAGCCATAAAGCCAGCAATATTACGGAAAATGGGAACCCATTCGCTTGTTCTCACTAAAACCGGCCCCAGGCCAAAGGCCAAGAACAACATCCCCCAAAGGGGTGAAAACAACAAAATCCATTTCCAGGCCACGACTTGATTTTCTTGACGGGGACGGGCCGCAAAGCCAAAAATTACCCCACCCAAACCAGAGGTAATTAGGGTTAATATCCACTGCTCAGACGGTAAACCAGGAACCGCTCGACAGCCCCCCTTAACTAAGCAATTTTCAATCGCCTGGAGGGACTGGATAATGGCCTGGTCTTCACCATTTTCCCGGACAAAATATTGATTGCCAAAGCGGGTTTGCAGTTCAACCCAAAAGGTGCGTTGTAAGACTCGGTAAGCATCATCGCCAACATTAAAATTGAGAATATTTCCGCCCCGAGAGTCAGCCACTAATAAAATGCTGTGATCGTCCAGTTCCCAAAAGTCTTTCACCGCCAGGCCGGGGGTGCGATCATATTGCGTTAAGACCCGTAATTTCCAACCCGTATCTGCCTCAAACTGCTCCAGTTGAATCCCTAATTTTTCCTGCTGCACGGGGGTTAAGACCTTGGCAAGATCTACAATGGTTGTGGGCTGGGCCGGTAAAAGTTCTGGATTGTTAAAGGCCCAAGCCGGGGTGGTCAGGCCCAAAATTAAGCCGCAACTCAGCGCCAGCCCCCAAGCCACAATCCCCACCTGTCGCCCCCAACCCCCGAGTCTCACCGTTCTTAGCCCAGAGATTGTGGCGTGAATGAGTTGCAGCATAGAGATTTATTAATAGTTTTCTTTACATATCTTAAGCTTATGGTAACGATTAGCGGTCTTTCCGGCAATGATCCCCAAGTTTTAAGGGACAGATTCGCAACGAAGCTAAAGTCCTGGCCTGATCCCGCCGACTTCTCAGGTAATTCTCAGAAATCAAACCTAGAATACAGCCCTAAAATACACATAGCCAGATTGAGACGTTCACAATGCTGCTAAACCTTGCCGATATTCTCCTGTTAATCCACCCCATTTTGGCCTGTACCTTTATCTTTCCGGTGATTGGTATTGTTGGCTACCTGGCCTGGCAAACACGACAACGGCGGCTCTCTGCTCCGGGGGAAACCAAAGGGAAAATTTCACCCCAAGTTGGTCGGGAACACGTGGCCATTGGGAATTTATTGGCGGCAGGAGTGGTGGGGATTACCCTTGTGGCCCTGGCCTATGGAGTCACCTATGGCTATCAAGGATTTTTGGATCAGGCCAAGGATGGCAAACTTAGCACCGTGCAAGTGGGGTTTGTGGTTGTGATGTTTATTCTGACAATCATTTCCTTTGGGATCTTGATGCGGACTCGTTCTAAGCTCTGGCGAGGTATCTTTGCTACGTTAGCGGGCCTGGGCATTGGGGTTTTAGGTTGGCAGCCGGGGATTTTCCATCGCAATGATGAGTGGTACGTCTCCCATTACTATTTTGGAATTGTCGCCAGTTGGTTGATGATCTTTGCTGCGGCCATTGTTCAGGATATTTACCAGAGTAAGAAATGGCGGCGGGTGCATATCATTTTGAACTCCCTAGCCCTGATTTTGTTTATTCTTCAAGGGGTAACTGGGACGCGGGATTTATTGGAGTTGCCTTTGAGTTGGCAAGAATCTGTCGTTTATAGCTGTAACTTTGACCCCAAATCCCCAGAGTTTAAGACCTGTCCTAAGTAGTCTCTGCCGAAAAACTCAGCCCCGGCCAGCCTTAGTCTCCCAGGGGGGCGGCGGAATGAATTAAGGTGGC
It encodes:
- a CDS encoding PHP domain-containing protein; translation: MPMTLATAVGSDDTGRLDQLPADLVAVFRRINAQNCPHLYNFHLHTTASDGQLSPETLVDQALDVGLIDFAITDHHSVEGYFAAQAWLSQLDFPCKPRLWPGIEITATLLDVEVHILGYGFNPHHPGLAPYLQGTAPTGTAATAQRVIQQLHQAGAITVLAHPARYKRPATELIPAAAKLGIAGVETYYAYGNPRPWTPTSETMDLVGGFAQRFGLLETCGTDTHGLNILQRI
- a CDS encoding TPM domain-containing protein, translating into MLQLIHATISGLRTVRLGGWGRQVGIVAWGLALSCGLILGLTTPAWAFNNPELLPAQPTTIVDLAKVLTPVQQEKLGIQLEQFEADTGWKLRVLTQYDRTPGLAVKDFWELDDHSILLVADSRGGNILNFNVGDDAYRVLQRTFWVELQTRFGNQYFVRENGEDQAIIQSLQAIENCLVKGGCRAVPGLPSEQWILTLITSGLGGVIFGFAARPRQENQVVAWKWILLFSPLWGMLFLAFGLGPVLVRTSEWVPIFRNIAGFMAGALIAFLVPTPTPSTPSET
- a CDS encoding DUF4079 domain-containing protein, whose protein sequence is MLLNLADILLLIHPILACTFIFPVIGIVGYLAWQTRQRRLSAPGETKGKISPQVGREHVAIGNLLAAGVVGITLVALAYGVTYGYQGFLDQAKDGKLSTVQVGFVVVMFILTIISFGILMRTRSKLWRGIFATLAGLGIGVLGWQPGIFHRNDEWYVSHYYFGIVASWLMIFAAAIVQDIYQSKKWRRVHIILNSLALILFILQGVTGTRDLLELPLSWQESVVYSCNFDPKSPEFKTCPK